A window of the Deinococcus sp. Marseille-Q6407 genome harbors these coding sequences:
- a CDS encoding NAD-dependent succinate-semialdehyde dehydrogenase: protein MTMTAINPHTGEKLREYATLSAEQTQAAIARAHQTFQSYRRTSFAERAGWLNRAADLLEERQESLAQLATNEMGKTLESARQEVQKCARVCRYYAEHAEDFLATQPAQTDAERAEVRYLPLGVILAVMPWNFPFWQVFRFAAPTLMAGNTTLLKHASNVPGCAVAIEEIFRDAGLPQGAFQTLLIGSRDVEAVLRDDRVKAVSLTGSEGAGRAVSSTAGDTLKPALMELGGSDPFIVMPSADLDEAVRSAVSARTINNGQSCIAAKRFLVHQDIYGAFRDRFVAAMRELKMGDPINEQTDIGPLATAQIRDDLHAQVQDAVSKGARLLLGGEVPQGSGYAYPATVLENLSPKMAVWSEETFGPVASLYQIADIDEAITLANATRFGLSSSAWTNDPAEQERFIQDLEAGATFLNSVTVSDPRLPFGGVKASGFGRELGREGILEFVNVKAVSVGAAQSHAGSRTE, encoded by the coding sequence ATGACCATGACCGCCATCAACCCCCACACCGGCGAAAAGCTGCGTGAGTACGCCACGCTCTCTGCCGAGCAGACCCAGGCCGCCATTGCCCGTGCCCACCAGACTTTTCAGAGCTACCGCCGCACCAGCTTTGCCGAGCGGGCCGGCTGGCTGAACCGCGCCGCCGACCTGTTGGAAGAACGCCAGGAAAGCCTGGCCCAGCTGGCGACCAACGAGATGGGCAAGACGCTGGAATCGGCCCGCCAGGAGGTGCAGAAGTGCGCCCGAGTCTGCCGCTACTATGCCGAGCACGCCGAGGACTTTCTGGCCACGCAGCCAGCGCAGACCGACGCCGAGCGTGCCGAGGTGCGCTACCTGCCGCTGGGCGTAATTCTGGCGGTGATGCCCTGGAATTTCCCCTTCTGGCAGGTGTTCCGCTTTGCCGCGCCCACCCTGATGGCCGGCAACACGACGCTGCTCAAGCATGCCAGCAACGTGCCCGGCTGCGCCGTGGCGATTGAGGAGATCTTCCGCGACGCCGGGCTGCCGCAGGGTGCCTTCCAGACCCTCTTGATCGGCAGCCGCGATGTGGAAGCGGTGCTGCGCGACGACCGGGTCAAGGCCGTCAGCCTGACCGGCTCGGAAGGCGCGGGGCGGGCAGTCTCCAGCACCGCCGGCGACACGCTGAAGCCGGCCCTGATGGAGCTGGGCGGCTCCGACCCCTTTATCGTGATGCCCAGCGCCGACCTGGACGAAGCTGTCCGCAGCGCCGTCAGCGCCCGCACCATCAACAACGGCCAGAGCTGCATCGCGGCCAAGCGCTTTTTGGTGCATCAGGACATTTACGGGGCGTTCCGTGACCGCTTCGTGGCGGCCATGCGGGAACTGAAAATGGGTGACCCGATAAATGAGCAGACCGATATCGGCCCGCTGGCCACCGCCCAGATTCGTGACGACCTGCACGCGCAGGTCCAGGACGCCGTCAGCAAGGGCGCCCGGCTGCTGCTGGGCGGCGAGGTGCCGCAGGGCAGCGGGTACGCTTACCCCGCCACCGTGCTGGAAAACCTGAGCCCCAAAATGGCCGTCTGGTCCGAAGAAACTTTCGGCCCGGTCGCCAGCCTGTACCAAATTGCCGACATTGACGAAGCCATCACGCTGGCCAACGCCACCCGCTTTGGCCTGAGCAGCAGCGCCTGGACGAACGACCCGGCCGAGCAGGAACGCTTTATCCAGGACCTGGAAGCCGGCGCCACCTTCCTGAATTCGGTCACGGTGTCGGACCCACGGCTGCCGTTCGGCGGCGTCAAGGCCAGCGGGTTCGGGCGCGAACTGGGCCGCGAGGGCATTCTGGAATTCGTGAATGTGAAAGCGGTGTCGGTCGGCGCGGCGCAGAGCCACGCCGGTTCCAGAACCGAGTAA
- a CDS encoding YbaN family protein has translation MSAPDPQRGASAAGSPDGPFLFPRPVRPFAIAAGLVLTALGIAGAILPLMPGTGFLVLAAWLFAGSSPRFERWLLDLPVVGQLVRDFRSGAGMTLRAKWVTCLTILLAVGLSVGRIPVLIGQVAWVLIGLFGVWYIARRVRTKPLSEV, from the coding sequence ATGAGTGCCCCTGACCCCCAGCGTGGGGCTTCCGCAGCTGGCAGCCCGGACGGCCCTTTCCTGTTCCCGCGCCCCGTGCGGCCTTTCGCCATTGCCGCCGGCCTGGTGCTGACCGCCCTGGGCATCGCCGGCGCCATCTTGCCGCTGATGCCGGGCACCGGGTTTCTGGTGCTGGCGGCCTGGCTGTTCGCCGGCTCCAGCCCCCGCTTCGAGCGCTGGCTGCTGGACCTGCCGGTGGTGGGTCAGCTGGTGCGGGACTTTCGCAGCGGTGCCGGCATGACCCTGCGGGCCAAGTGGGTCACCTGTCTGACCATCCTGCTGGCAGTCGGCCTCAGCGTGGGGCGGATTCCGGTGCTGATTGGTCAGGTCGCCTGGGTTCTGATTGGTCTGTTCGGCGTGTGGTACATCGCCCGCCGGGTCCGCACCAAGCCGCTCTCCGAGGTCTGA